The sequence below is a genomic window from Campylobacter concisus.
AGCCAGAAATAGCCAAACTAGCGCCTATTATAATGCAGGCCATTATTCTAGGAAGGCGAATTTCCGTTATCAAAGTATGCATAACTTGATAATTTTTTAAGTCTTCGCCTTTTATAACGGCTTTAAAATATGTTAGATAATCTTCCGCATTAAAGCCGTATTTTCCTATTAGTACCGAAAGCAACATAAACCCTAGCAATAAGATACTTAAAAACGTAAACGCTTTTTTACTCACCTATAAGCTCTTTTACTTGGTTGTCGCTTACGTCAACCTCTAGGAATAATTTATAAAAGTCCTTAACTTCCTTATTCATATTGAATTTAAATACATCAGGATGAGTTAAATTTATAAGCCATTTAAGCCCTATGAATCTCATAAATGAAGGCGGGCGATCAAACCAAGAAAACGGTTCGCGAGGTAAGTAATAAGCTCTTTTATTTTTTACGGCTTTTAGTATTTGCCATTTAGGATCGTCATAGATTTTATCATAAAAGCTCTTCTCGAAAATTAATATAATATCAGGATCGTATTCGGCTATTTGTTCAAAGCTAATTTTGATGTGCCCATAAGCCGTAGCATCCGGGTTTCCGCTGCATTTATGCACATTTTCGGCACCGCTTAGCTCTATAAGCCTAGTGTGCCATGAGCCCTCGCATTCGGTAGCTAGTCCGTCGGGATCTTCGGCATAGTATATTTTAGGCTTAACAACCGAGTTTTTTACTATATATTCATTAAGCTCTTTTGAAATATCCATGGTTTTTTTAGAATACTCTATTAGCTTTTTTACTCTATCTTGCTTATCTAAAATTTTGCCCAAAACCTCAAGAGAGTCAATGTAATCTTCTAGCTCATAACCTTTTAAGTACAGCATAGGTTTATTTATGCTACCCAGGGTTTCTTTGAATTTCTTTTGAGTATTTTTAGAATCAGAATTTACCAGTATCAAATCAGGATCTAGCTTTAAAAGCATTTCCATATTTGGAATTTTGCCTTGCCCGAAAAATCCTCCTACTACCGGCTGGTTAATCATGCTCTCTTTTAGATACGGCTTTTCTCTTTTACCGAAACTAGAATTTATACCGCTGACTTTCTCGGGGGCAACGGCATATAGCAAAAATAGTAACGGCGGATTACTGGCGTAAACTTTATTTGGGACTCCATTTAAAGTCTGAATATCTACGCTATTTTTTGATATAAATTCATCAATCTGTTCGTTTGTCATAGCAAACGAAATATTTAGAGAAACAAATAATAAACACAAAATATGTTTTAACATGACATTATCCTTTTTTATAAATTTATCTTTAATTATAGAAACAAACTCTTGTCGGGCATCTTACCGCCCAAAAGCTTTGGATTAAACTCAAAAATAGTTTCAAAAAATGACATTATCTCATCTTGCATATCGCGAGCTTTTGTTACCGTCAAATTTGCCCTATCAAATGCATTAACCAGTGCCGGCTCTGGAACCGGTAGATATTCGGCTCCTATTTTGGCAGCACTTTGCTTATTATCTTTGATCCAAGATAGAGCGTTAGTTAAGTCGCTATGAAGCGTATCAAATAGAGGCAAATTTGCTTTATAAAAATCTACGTCGACTATAATGCCCGCCATCGGAATGTACGGCTTGGTATTAAAGCTTTCTCCCCAGACCTTAGGAATATCTACTCCGTAATGTACCGCTATCCCCATTTTCTTCCCGCGCAGTATGGTTGCTGCCGGAAGAGGTTGAGGGGCGATTAAAATATCATAATCTTTTTGTAAAAATAATCCTGCAGCTTCCGGCGGCGTCTGCGTATACGTAATGTCTATTTTGGAAATATCTATTCCTCGTTTTTTACAAAGCGCTCGCAGAACCAAATCAGGCATATCGCCCTTAAAAGGAATTATTAATTTTTTGCCGATAAAATCTTCAAAAGTTTTTATATTCTCATCTTTTACCATGGCTTGTATCGTACCAAGGCTAAGCAAATTGAGCATAGCTAAATTTAAGCCGTGATTTCGCATGTTTGCTCCCACGTTTGATGGCGCCATAGTAATTTTTATTTCTCCATTGGCTACGCCTGCTCGGAGTTGATCCGTACTATTCCAAATGCGTAACCTCACGTCATGAGTCTTTGCTAGCTCGCCTTGTAGGCTTGCTACGGCCATTATAACGCTAGGGATTGCCGGCGCGCCCCACATCGTGAAATTTTCCTTCGCAAAAAGGCTCGGCGCAAGAGCTGTAGCACCAATCGCCGCGCCAAATCCTAAAAAACCTCGTCTATTCATATTGTATCTCCTTGCTATACAGATAGTTGTCTTTAAAAACTAGAGTGGAAGCTGACAAACACCGCCCTCCCCGGCGCGCGCACCACAGGATCAGGATCTAACGCTCCTACGTGCTCGCCGCTGATAAACTCGGCGTAATCTTTATCAAAGATATTCGTCACGCCAAGCCTCACGCCCCAGCTGTTTTTAAACTCAAATCCGCCGTAAACGTCCATCGTCGTAAAGCTCTTAGCCGCTTCACGCTTGTCGATGCCAAAGCCGGTGGCTTTATCGAAATCTCCTCTATTTTGCTTTGCTACGTAGCGCACCGCCGTGCCGATATTGTAGCTGCCAAAGCTCGCGTAGTCCTTGTAATCAAAGGCCAAATTTGCCTCAAACGGGCGGATCTGATAGAGCGGTCTGCCGTCGGTTTTGTTTTGTCCGTAGTTGTAAAATAACGAAGTTTTTAGCCCGAAATTTCGCGCGAAATTATACTCCCCGCGCAAATTTACGCTGTAAATCCTAGCATCAACGTTGCGCGTGATGACGGCGTTTTTATTCATCGGCGCGGCAGCGGCCGAGTGGCGACGATCGTAGATAACTAGATCCTGCGCGTCGTCTGCGATAAAGTATCCGCCCAGACTAAAGCTATCCTCGCCCTGACGCGAGCTCATGTATTCTTTATAAAATTCGCTCTTATAGGTAAAGCCCAAATTTACGCGGTTGTGGCGCTCGGGCTTAATAAACGGATTGCTGATCCAGCCTCTAGTAGTCGGCCCATAGAGACTGCTAAAGCGTTCCATATTGCTCGGCATACGATAAAGACTTTCTATAGCCACATAGTAATTATCTTGCTTATTGGGCGTGAAGTCGTATTTTAGGCTAGCGCTTAAGCCATTCTGTTTTATGTTGCCGTCAAAGTCTTTGCCGTAAATTTGTTTAATAAGCTTAGCGACGGTATTTATCGCGCTTGCTCCGTTATAAACCGTATTTAAATCATTTAAATTCGACTTCATCCAGTCGTAGTTTAGAGCTAGGCTGAGCTTGTGCGCGTCAGTAAATTTATAGCTTAGCGTATCAAAAACTCTCGTTTTTTTATTCGTTACGTCTGCAAACCTAAAGCCGTTTAAAACCCAATAATTGCCTATTTTACGATATCTTTTGCCCTCATGATTATCGTGCTGATATCCTGTACCGACCACATTGTGCCAGTTTGAAAAATCAACATCGTATTTTAGCTCCGTATCTATAATCTTTCTATCTACTTCTACCTTTACCATATTAGAAGGGTCTGCGCGGCGCAAATGATAATTGTCGTTTCTTCTGCTCACGTCGCGTAATGCTATTTCAAAATTTAACGTATTAGATAAATCCTCTTTACCTAGCCTGGCGTTAAACTTACCGATATATCGTTGCGTCTTTATCGAGTCGGCAGTATGGTGAGGCTGCTTGTCGTCGTCAATATTATCGTGCACTAGCGTAAATCTAAACTCACTTAGCTCACTAGGCACGAAACCCACGACCGCGCTTTGCCCCTGCCTGGCGTAGCCGTAGTTCCATTCCCTGCCGCCACCGTCTTTGTAGCGATTGGCTTTAGAAAAGTTCGCGTTTAAAATCGTATAGAAATTTGCACCGCGGTATTTAAAAAGTCCCGAACTATAAAACGTCCTGCCGTAAAATCCGCCCGCGACGTGAAATTTGTCCATCGAATTATCGAGCAAATCCGTCACAAAAAAATAATCATCCCTTGGCACGCGGTTGAATTGATTTTCGGGAAACGCGCTTTGAGCGATGTTTGGCGTATAAGGCGGCGGAGGCGTAAAATCCTTTATCGGCTTTATAACGTCGGGATTTGCGCCGTTTGCAAATAGTACCATCGTAGCCGCAGCCAGACTGATAGCTAATCTCATTTGAAATCCTTTTAGATATAATTATGATTTTTTATATCAAAATATCAAAAAGAATTGTAGTGCAATAATTTTTAAATAAACTTGATGTGGAATAATAATTAAATATCTATGTAAAGAAGTTAATATCAAGCAGGGGGCGGATTACTGTGGCTTTTTAAATAGGTTTAATGGTAATTATATCTTTATATTCAAATACCTATTTTTATCTAAAATCTTTATATATATGGCACTGCAATATGTGATTATTTTGAATAAAATCTTTAAAATTTGAATCTGATTGAATCAAAAAACAAGAGCCGGAATACAGTAGATACTGTTCTTCTATGGTTATAAAGTCCTCATAGCATTTATTTTTAGTTGTAGTATTAAATTTTATGACATCTCCTAATATTTCGTGCTCAAATACGCCATCTGTTTTTCTCCATAAATAAATCATTTTATTAATCTGTTTTAAAAAATGAAAAAAATCGATTGACGCTACTTTTTTTCCGAATTTTATACCGTAGCCCTCACTTAGTATTTGTAGCAAACATTCTACTGCTTTAAGCCCGTAAGAAAGTTTATTTATAGTATGAGCAGGTGCCGTTTTAAGATCGGTGCCACATTTATAGCAAAAAGTAAAGTCTCTTTCGTTGTAATGCTTATAAATTACTAGTGGAGAGCCACATGTAGGACATCTGCTGTGCAGAAAACAGTCGTGCTTGATACATGCTGTATAAAAAGAAAGTCTCCATGTCTTTCTAAAGTAGGGTACTATATCCTCCTTTAGGCATTTGGGACAAAATCTTAATCCGCCATTTCTTTTTATATGGCAATAGTTCCCAAGGGGCTGTACAAAGCGAGTTCTGGTTCTACCATTAATATGTTCTTGTAGTTTTCCTTCATAGCTTTTTAATGTCATATCTAGAATTTGCTCCTTTGATAAATGACTTTTTTCCGAGAGTCGCTTCATAAGATCTTGAGGACACCATATATCCAAATCCCTTTGCCAGATAATATTTCTTGCATATTCTCTAAAATGCATGTTAGTAAAAGATGTAGCTGCTGCATCGTTTGCTAGAGCTACTCTTACTAGCCATGACGATAGTAATTCGTCGTCTTGAGGCTTTGGATGAATCACAAAGTCCCTATCGTTTAAATTTATAAATCTAGTAACATGGCTTATCATATTTCTATAAAATCAGTAATATTTTTTCTCATAGAAGGGCGCACAAAATTAGATTTTTTAAGTGTTTCCATGGTAATGCTTTCAATTTTTTGTTCTATGGCATATTGAGCAGCTAAGTTTATTAAATCTATAATTTCTCCTATATACCCTTCAGAGTAGTCTAAAATATAATTTGATATCTCTTTTGAGGTGGCCATATTTGATTGTTTTCTTAGAGGGAGAGTTTTTTCTATGCTTGCCAGTAAGGATAAAAAAGATCTATCGTATTTCCATTTTGGTACAACCAGTGGCGGAAATCGATTACTTATTTGCGAATCTGTATTTATAGCATGTAGTGCATCGGCAGTGCCTACCAATATGATGGGTATCATTAACTCGTTGCTAAGATTTTTTAATGCCACCATAAAGGCTTTTTGTTTTTGTACGGGTGCCACTATAATATTGTGTATTTCATCGATTATAAGCATATTAGTGCGACATAGTAAAAATATTCCCTCAACCTTTTCTTTCTTTTTTGTAGCTCTGTCTGTGTTTTTATATGGGACCCCTAGCTTGTGTAAAATACTTCCATATAGGTCTGATGGATTGGAGCTTTCGGGCGCACTCACCGCTACTACTGGCGTTATTTTGACATTTTCATCATCATATGGCATATGGCTTCTAATAAATTTATTTACGATAGACGTTTTTCCGTTGTTGGTTCCGCCAACAATAAGCCTGCCTTTCATTCTATTTTTTTTGGGATGCTTAAGATGAAATTCTAATTCTTTTAGAATTTCTTTGGCAATTGGGTATAAAAACCACTTCTCGTTTAACATAAAAGCAATTCTTTCTTCATCTGTAAGCAATAATGCATCTTGTGCTTGTTGAATTAAATGTTGGTTTTCCATAGGTTGTTGCCTTTATAAAATCTCTATATCATCGAAAGGCTCAACATCTTTATATAAATCAGATAAAGATATGTCATTTTCAGCATCAGATGAGGCATTTGACTTAGATTTGGTCTTTGGTATATTATCAAATTTCCTTTTCGTATCTCTATGTTTTTGTGCGGAGTGCTTCCTTCTTATACTTTTTACTTTTTGCGCAGAATCTTTTTCGATTTGTTTCATTTTTTCATATGCCGAAAAGATAGTCACTTCATCGTATCCAGTTACATTGTTGTCGTCAAGATATTTTTTGATAGCCCTTAAATCCCAGACTGATATTGGAGGATAGGATATATTCCTAAAAGGAATTGGATAATACTCCTTTATTTCAGGGTCATAGAACCA
It includes:
- a CDS encoding ABC transporter substrate-binding protein, which produces MLKHILCLLFVSLNISFAMTNEQIDEFISKNSVDIQTLNGVPNKVYASNPPLLFLLYAVAPEKVSGINSSFGKREKPYLKESMINQPVVGGFFGQGKIPNMEMLLKLDPDLILVNSDSKNTQKKFKETLGSINKPMLYLKGYELEDYIDSLEVLGKILDKQDRVKKLIEYSKKTMDISKELNEYIVKNSVVKPKIYYAEDPDGLATECEGSWHTRLIELSGAENVHKCSGNPDATAYGHIKISFEQIAEYDPDIILIFEKSFYDKIYDDPKWQILKAVKNKRAYYLPREPFSWFDRPPSFMRFIGLKWLINLTHPDVFKFNMNKEVKDFYKLFLEVDVSDNQVKELIGE
- a CDS encoding ABC transporter substrate-binding protein, with product MNRRGFLGFGAAIGATALAPSLFAKENFTMWGAPAIPSVIMAVASLQGELAKTHDVRLRIWNSTDQLRAGVANGEIKITMAPSNVGANMRNHGLNLAMLNLLSLGTIQAMVKDENIKTFEDFIGKKLIIPFKGDMPDLVLRALCKKRGIDISKIDITYTQTPPEAAGLFLQKDYDILIAPQPLPAATILRGKKMGIAVHYGVDIPKVWGESFNTKPYIPMAGIIVDVDFYKANLPLFDTLHSDLTNALSWIKDNKQSAAKIGAEYLPVPEPALVNAFDRANLTVTKARDMQDEIMSFFETIFEFNPKLLGGKMPDKSLFL
- a CDS encoding TonB-dependent receptor domain-containing protein, encoding MRLAISLAAATMVLFANGANPDVIKPIKDFTPPPPYTPNIAQSAFPENQFNRVPRDDYFFVTDLLDNSMDKFHVAGGFYGRTFYSSGLFKYRGANFYTILNANFSKANRYKDGGGREWNYGYARQGQSAVVGFVPSELSEFRFTLVHDNIDDDKQPHHTADSIKTQRYIGKFNARLGKEDLSNTLNFEIALRDVSRRNDNYHLRRADPSNMVKVEVDRKIIDTELKYDVDFSNWHNVVGTGYQHDNHEGKRYRKIGNYWVLNGFRFADVTNKKTRVFDTLSYKFTDAHKLSLALNYDWMKSNLNDLNTVYNGASAINTVAKLIKQIYGKDFDGNIKQNGLSASLKYDFTPNKQDNYYVAIESLYRMPSNMERFSSLYGPTTRGWISNPFIKPERHNRVNLGFTYKSEFYKEYMSSRQGEDSFSLGGYFIADDAQDLVIYDRRHSAAAAPMNKNAVITRNVDARIYSVNLRGEYNFARNFGLKTSLFYNYGQNKTDGRPLYQIRPFEANLAFDYKDYASFGSYNIGTAVRYVAKQNRGDFDKATGFGIDKREAAKSFTTMDVYGGFEFKNSWGVRLGVTNIFDKDYAEFISGEHVGALDPDPVVRAPGRAVFVSFHSSF
- a CDS encoding TniQ family protein, with the protein product MIHPKPQDDELLSSWLVRVALANDAAATSFTNMHFREYARNIIWQRDLDIWCPQDLMKRLSEKSHLSKEQILDMTLKSYEGKLQEHINGRTRTRFVQPLGNYCHIKRNGGLRFCPKCLKEDIVPYFRKTWRLSFYTACIKHDCFLHSRCPTCGSPLVIYKHYNERDFTFCYKCGTDLKTAPAHTINKLSYGLKAVECLLQILSEGYGIKFGKKVASIDFFHFLKQINKMIYLWRKTDGVFEHEILGDVIKFNTTTKNKCYEDFITIEEQYLLYSGSCFLIQSDSNFKDFIQNNHILQCHIYKDFR
- a CDS encoding TniB family NTP-binding protein, which codes for MENQHLIQQAQDALLLTDEERIAFMLNEKWFLYPIAKEILKELEFHLKHPKKNRMKGRLIVGGTNNGKTSIVNKFIRSHMPYDDENVKITPVVAVSAPESSNPSDLYGSILHKLGVPYKNTDRATKKKEKVEGIFLLCRTNMLIIDEIHNIIVAPVQKQKAFMVALKNLSNELMIPIILVGTADALHAINTDSQISNRFPPLVVPKWKYDRSFLSLLASIEKTLPLRKQSNMATSKEISNYILDYSEGYIGEIIDLINLAAQYAIEQKIESITMETLKKSNFVRPSMRKNITDFIEI